Part of the Ptiloglossa arizonensis isolate GNS036 chromosome 7, iyPtiAriz1_principal, whole genome shotgun sequence genome, CAAAGCGTACAGCGATTGCCGTTGAAcaatttattcttataattCCAGAATTATAAGGAACTGGTCGTAGCGAGGGAGAGACGcgaataaccactttttattcgaATCCGATTACAATATTCTTGCACTCGTCCCGTCTCTGCACTCGCGCGCGAATCGATTCACGGtgtacgcgaaacgattcgtttaGTTCTCGAGGGGTTAACCGATACCGTGACTCTCACGGTAATGATAGCGGAGGGATCCAGTCTATTCGTTTATGTAACACTGTAGCGATTTTCGATGCTTGTGCGCCACGTGGGAGTCCAAATTGAATTTCCTCTTTGAGCTGAAGCGACAGTAGGGACAGTGAAACTGCGGGAGAATTCCGCACTCGAGCTTCAAATGCCGGTACAGGGAGGACGCGTTCGAGTAGATCTTCTGGCACTTGCCGCAGGGGTACATTCTCCGTGGTTTACTCGGTGTCCTGACCCAATGGAGCAGCCCGAAATCTGCGAAAAATCGTAGCGTCAGCTTAGGAGCGGCACAGCGGCGGCGTGGGGTGCTGCGGAGAGCGCGACATTCAAGAGcaacgtttcaaaaatacttAATCATAGCACGGGAGCGTGAGATTCGGAAAAACGAACGGACGTCTTCCGACTCGACAACGAGGCTCGTTGACGAGGAGATTCctcgacgcgcgaaacgacCAACGTCCAACATCCTCGTACTCACTCGGAAAACAATCGCACCTGGCTCGCGGAATTTTCCGGAAAATTCCTGGAAAATTACTTCAACGATCGTCCGGGATCTTGGACGAGGAGATATTCTTTCACCCGATTCCAAAATCCCGGGACGAGCCTCTTCCAAAATTgcatctctttttcttttttttttctctttgagGTAACAGCACCCACGACAGTCGTACTCCAATCGCGCTACAACCATCACCGATCTGTAAActcaaacgaaaaaaaaaaaaaaaaaaactataattcGCGTTCAAGGATATCACACCCGTTGAACGAAACGCAATCGATATTCGGAGCGAGACGCTCGAACTTCGAGACGAGACACCAAGCAACGCGTTCAACGGACACGTACAGCCAACGTACAAACCGAGACATGCAGACTTTCGAACAAGATACCAAGCAACGCGTGTAATCGTCGCGCCGTGTTTCTTTAGCAATTTCTCATCGATTTCTTTCTACTCGACCAAGTCGACCGATACGAGATTCCTGATCTCGcgacatttttaaacaaatgcGGCATTCGGAACAAGTACAGTACCGTCTCTCGAGTTGTCACAGAGCGATCGAGTTTCCTTCGTCCTCCCTCTCGAGTTGTCTCGGGTCGGTCCAGAGCCTGTGATAACCCGCGAGACATTGCTGTGCTTGGCCggtatagagaaaaaataaaggaaCAAATATTCCGGGCGGCGTAAAGTAATCGTTCGAATGAAACAGGTACATAAAAAGCAGCCTGAAAAGGAAACCATGAAACATCTTCGATATGATCGTGAACGTTAGGCTCGAGGGGGCAGTCTGGTAATTTTGAATCGAGAAATTGAGTCTTGACAAcgttgttcgaaaaaaaaaactatcggtTCGAAAAAACGTGGAAAGTTGAAACTTTAACGTGGAACTCTTCGCGTGCATGCTGTACACGTCGTAGAAAAAACATTTATCCAAAGAGTGAACCACCATCGGTCCAAAATACACGATACTTCCATTTTTTTGATTCGATTCAAATGGTCCCATTTTCGAACTTACGACGGTTGGATCGCTCGATGGATAAACCAATCCGGATCGATAATCTGTTACCTGAAATCGTGCACACCATCGGGGTAGACTTTTCTCTCCTGTCGCGttccgaacgaataaaaatgacgagaaataatttgaaaagagtaccttcgattctcggtccaAAATACCAGACCGCCCTCTTAAACTGTAAGCGGTTCCACCCCTCTCGCACTCCTCTCCGAAGGAAGAAGTTTCGATGCTCACCGTCAACGCGCGACACATACAACATATAGTATATATTAGTCTCTTGTATCAGAAtagaataacatttatttctataaaaaagTATCTGAAATAACAACAAAGATTGCGCAGTAAACGGTGCGCGCTGCCTCTTCGGTTCTTTTTCTCGTATCGCGTGGCTCGAGTTTAACGCGAGTCGAGTCAATTGTTAACGTTGTAGAGCATTTTGTAGTGAATCTGTCTGATGAATTCGTCGTTCCCGGACGTTAGGAGAACGGGCCAACATTCCGGGTTCTCCCGCACGTGTCGATGCAAGGACTTCCTCCATTTGTACGACTTCGAACAGGCCAAGCAGGTGTTCCACTCTGAAAAAGCAACGCGTTCGTATGGTCAGTAGTTTGTTCGACCACCGTGGAACACGTGGACGTAAGTAATGTTTATCTGTGACGGCCGGTGATCTGCGTTCAACCTTTACCTTATCGCTTAAAACTCTATTCGCGCGAGACTGCGTTGTTTGTGTATGTTTCGAGTGCGGAGTGGATGTTAGAAATGACGTTTCGAGAGATTGCGGGGGACGTTGTTGCGAACGAAAACTGCTCGAGGCCGAATTCACGCTGTTCGTCGGGCATCGATGCGTTTATTCGatggatttcgatcgatcgtaccgAGCGCAACTCGTAAGATGTCCCGCGAGGGCGGTCCACTAGCCCCGCCCATCCCCACCTCTCGCGTCCCGATTGGCTCCACGTTAGATGCTCGATGAGGCCCGCCGACTCTAAAATACGCTACGGTTGAAAATGCGTGTCGAACGAGGTACAGTCCCAATTACACCTGCATTTCTCCCGCGGGTCATTTTGTCAGTCGCGCACAGTACATCGATGCAAAATTCATTCGAGAATTATTCGACGGGCAGACGTCTGACGAACAAAGAGCGCAAAGTCGGCTCGACGTCGATAACACTTATCGCTCGTCCCTCGTTCCAAAATCATGGTCAACATCCTTTGCCAATCTTTCGAAACGCAACACGTCGCCTTCCCGCTCGAACGCGACAGTTCTAAGTGTCCCTACGTGTTCAGGAGGATTCGCCGCTTCTCCGGTGTTTCGTTGGAAACgactgaaaaaaatatttggttATCTACAATGTCCAACTCCTTTTATTAGATCGACGATCGCTGCTCAAGACAGATCGGTAGCTTCTTAGTGATTTATTTACAAAGATGATAAGGGCATGCTTTCGAAAGGAATGTACACTATTTTACAGATGATTCTCGTCGAAGAGAAAGACACAGAAGGATGAGAGACTAGTCTCCGTTCGAGAATTCTTTGTTGTGCTTGGATGTGGGAAAATTTGCGTTGCAAAACGGGAAAGGGGCGAGTCTTCGTGTAAAACTGAACCGTAAATGTGGGATagaattttttcgtacgaggcttcgttttcgagaacatCGACTCTGAAAGTTCCCGGGGTACGACTCGGTTCGCGTGTCCGACCATTGCTCGCTCGTTCTACTCGCGTAGCTCCGACGCGCCGACGCAAGTAGAAAGAGCCTGCAGTGGTCAGACGCACCAGTCCGTATATCGTAACCCGTAAGTTTCTaacctcgattttctcgaaaacgaaacctcgtacgaaaaaatgGTATTCCgcgttttttattcgtttctagccaaAGAATCATTGCTATCCATTTGCAACGCGAATTTGTCCTCAGTCTGTATACACTGCGACGTTGAAGAGATCCGTGCCTGTACATGCACAATACGTGAACGCGAAAGTGTTCGCAACGCGTCgcgtatttaattaatttcatgGTATTCTACACTTTGCGGGGTCCTCGACTATTTCCATTGGCGGTAGGAGACCATCGATGGTCGTTGGTCGCCGAACGCCCGCGTCATCGCGTTTTCCACGTCCCGCGGGGAATCTTCGATCTCAGCCGTGCTTTTTTCGCATGTGTTTCAACAAGTTGCACCGTAACTTGGTCCTCTTCGGACAATACGGGCATTGATATTTCGGTAGCTGGCCGCATTCCTCCCTTATGTGCCGCGTTAACGAGCTGTAATACATGTACACGTTCCCGCAGGTCTTGCACGCGTGCAACTGACTTCCTATCAGGCAACCTGGAAAAAGAAATCACAATGCGCGGTTAGTAAAACAGGAGCGGCTCGATCGTTCGCTGCGCTGATCACTGATACCTGTATATCGATTACCCTGTCACGTGTGTCCTCGTTCTCGTCGACGAGCGTCGCGTTCGGCGTCAGAAATTACAAATTAGGacaatctggcaagtttctggtACTCGTTTCTCAGATTACAGCGTTACGTCACACGCATTGTTATTGCAAGACCACGACCGGAACATATAGCAGCCACGATGGGACGAAGGTTAAACGATTAGAGACGGAAATTCGCGCAAGAATGCGGAATATCAACGATCGTTGGAGCAACGTGAATCCGTGTTTATTAATCGAGCTGATGGCCAGAGAGAAAGGAAGGCGAAAAGCATCACCGTGTACAGGTGGGAGCACGAGGGTTCTGTCCCGAGGGGGCGTGGCCGCGGTCAAGGAACGCCCACTCGGCGACGATCCCGCCCGGTGACGGGCTCGCGACCAGTAGGCGACGATATTTACAGATCTCGTTCGGCCTCGAGCGTTACAGAGGGAggtgtcgaatattcgaacgcccGCTCGGGACAAATTGTCAAACTCCCGCCAATACGTACGTATTCACGCACCAGTTTGCTTGCCAATCCCAGCCCCCGTAATAATTCTTCTTCGCCTTCGTCACCTATCTCCTGTCCTCGCGACATCGACCGGATACAAGTATCAGAGAACGACGACAGATTAAGCGCGTACGTGTAAGAAAAagcgaggcacaaaatttacgaTCAACTCAACTCGGGTTCTCATGCACTCGTTAGTTACTACGCACAAATTCCACTTTACCTCGGGCGAGTCTTCGCTCgtacgaaaaagagaaacgaggacAAGATACACACATCTGCGACTACATGTAACGTTGCTTCGATGTCACTTTATTGATGCCGTTACCTTAAAACGACGTGCCTGTAATACACGATACACAGTTACGGTATACACTTTCGTCGGGATcctcgtccttctcccctataTCGTTGGTTCGGAGTTCAATTCGAGAAACGATGTAACGTTAACGCACCGCGGTTTGTAAAAATAATCTATCCTTTCGTCTCGCGATCCACTCGTTCCTTATGTACACATTGAACATGTTTTACAACGATCGCTGAACGCGATTACAAACGTTCCCGATCGTAGATCCACTctgttcgatcgaacggaagCAGAGTCGAGTACACCCGATATAGacgagagaaaaatgaaaacggTAAACGATACTGTAAACGATACTGTAAACGATTGGACGAGCTTCGCCCTCGTTCGGGATAGAGAAAACCGTCTTCCGGATAACCGACCGAATTTTTCCCTCGACGAACGATCCGGAAATATCCCTGCCGCTGTGAAACAATGATCGAACAGGAACCGTGACGCGCTCGATAATCGGTTATCCGGAAGACGGTGCGTACACAGTCTTACGTTATAGGAACAGGACatcgttcgaatcgtgtaaCGCGTCAGACAACTCGATCACGATGTATCTCGACGAAGAATCGTCGGGTGAAACGATTCGTTCCGGGCGAGTTACATCTTCATCACGCAACCGTGTTCCTTCTTCAAGTGGTTCAGCAGATTGAACTTCATTGGCATGATACTGTGGCAGAACGGACACGTGTACAACACCCTGCCGCACTCTTCGCGAACGTGTCGATTCAGGGCCATTCTCGACCTGTACATTTTCTTGCACTCGCAGCACTCGTGAAAACctgaaaggaaagaagaaagataccATTAAGCACAACGACCCGGCGAGTTTCACGATTCGGTGAACAAGAAGCTTTCGCCCAACAAAAGCATCAGCAAAAGCATACTATTTTCCTCTCCCCTCTTCGCTTCCCGTGCTCATCCTTTTTTTTCGATTATAAAATTCGCTCGCGAGTATCGCGAGAACTTGCGCGTCCCAGTGAATCGGGAAAGTATCCTCTGAAACAATACACACAGACATTTCGTATTTTTGGATCGCGGTAGCGAATCATCGGGCCACGTGACACGATCTCGTCGAAACGATGATATCTCGTACGTTCTCGCCTCTGCGTCCCGTTCGTTAACGCCGTCGTGCAGTCGTCGCAGAACGAATAATAAATCGTATCTTCTCGTAACACGTTGGCTGCCAAGCCCTCTCCCCGAAACATCCTCCCCGCTCTGACCTCTGTCGCGTAATTTACACTCTCGAGCCGATATCTATCGTCCGCGAAGCTGCGAAGAATGCCTCCGAGCGACGtggatttcgaaaaaattctcacCGTCTAAATCCGAACCTCGTCCGGAGGCATTCCCTGTACACGTTCGTCGACTTCACCGAAAGCTTCCGACGCCGCACCGTCTCCGTTTTCAGCTCGAAACGATCGCACCTCGTAACACGATAAATGTTACGCGCAATGATCGTGCATTCGTGACCTGGCGGTCAACGTGTTAACTCGGAGAATACAAGATTCGGTAGAAATTCGTTCTTTATTCGTGCGAAAATATACAACAGGGTCGAGGATCGCGCAAGGTTCGTCGTTTCTTCTGAGGGTGTTGGCTGCGCAACAGCTACGATCTACGAAACCTTGGAAGTATCGTTCGAAAATGTACACTCCGCGAACGGTGACCAAACGGACGAATCGGTTGCGAGAAGTCGAGCAGCGTGTTAACCGGTCTGGGTTAGTATCGAAACGGTagatttttcacgcgtttcctcGGGAGTCGTATGATCTCGCCGTCCATCGCGTTGCCCAGATAATTGTCCACCCTGCGGGAACTCGGTCGATGAACGACCCTCGTTCTGACGCGGCAATCTTGGCCGTGCTTCACGCGCAAATGACGTATCAGGCTGTCCTTGAGGTTCATCGCGCGTGGACAGTGGGGGCAATGATACGGTTTTTTCCCGCATTCCTCTCGCTCGTGGCGCACCAGACTCTTCCTCCACTTGAACGCCTTCCCGCAGGAGCTGCAAGGATAGACCATGGCTGAAACACAGAAAATTCATCGTTCGTTATTGCGAATTCCAAGGAGCAACCGTGTTCGTCCTTTCCTTCGGGCGCCGGTGGAGCGTACAGAGTAGCACAGTGGTTAGCAATTccgtttctcgaacgttcgatcgaacccACGATTCGCCTATTCGAACGACAGGAGAGGATGGTGTATCGCGTTGCGAAACGTCTTCGTTGGTCTCGTCTCTCGTCCCAATAATGACACCctctttttcgttttcgtttgcaAATACTCTTGCAGCGATTCTTTATTTTTGGTCTTTACGAAAATACATGCATTTACGAGATTACTAGAGATTACGTGTTAAGTTCGCGCGCGCCGTGTGCTTCGCGCGATCGACGACGCTCTCCTCCGTCGTCTCTTCTCGCTCGTGCTTCGATCCGAGCGGTGAAATCGGTCGCGCGTTTCGAATCGGTCCGATTCGACGGGACCGTACGTCGAATTTACGAGAACGAGTCCCCGAATCGAGCGACGACCGAACCAACCGAAGAGATCACCGAACGTAAAGAACGACAAAACAAAGCATTGGGGAACGTGGTCGGGACCAGCGGCGCGAGAAAGATCTGCTAATGGATAAATTGTTTACAGGCTAATTAATCAGTCGAGAAACGTTGCGTTCTACGGAACCTATATAGTGGGCGCGAACTAGGCTGACAACGATGTCGATACGATCGTCGACAGCTCGCCGAACGAAACAGTGATCGTTGCTCGGACGTAGGAATCGATCGCCTGGCGCGAACGATACGGCAGTTGGCGGGAACAAGATTCGTGAAATCTCCTCGAAATGCTCGCTGGCACGCGAATACCGTCGTCGCCGCCGCGTTCGTAATTTTACATGTACACGTATCGGCGACGACACCTCGAAGCGTAGTTTTCGATTTCACGATCGTGGCTGCGCTCGTCGTATagtaagagaaagaaaaataaacattctaGCTGTGTACAGATTATTGTCCGGTTGAAAATGGACCGGTGGATTCCATTTTCGTCGCGAGAGCCACGGAAAAAAGAGAATCGACGGATGCGAATACCAACGGAACTCACCGGTTTACTTTTATCGGTGACCTTTTTACTCTCGGAAGCGTTCGCGGTTCCTCCCCGGACGATTCGTGCgaagagaacggagaaacggataccgaatcgttcgacgaggacCCGCGTGGAGTCGACGACATGGACGAATAAAAAAATCACCGGTAAAGATCAACGTTGAGTTTCGTTCGTATTCCATAACCGGGTGACCATGACGTCGCGAGTTCCCCGCGCGAAGGAACCAAGTACAAGTTTCCGATTCCGCGCGCTCCACTTTCCTCCTCTTTCTTCGTGgtcgtatttttatttcttttttttttttctttctttttcttttctttcttaaaaAACCGTTCCCTGTGCGAGAAAAAATCCTGGGACCGAGGTGCAATAGGCACGAAGAAGCTGCGACGCGATTTAAGGCAACTCGATGGACGCGCGTTGGTTGCGGCGTTCTCGTAGACGTGTTCGAGGGCGAGTGGTTCACGTGTTCGGCGAGGTGACCTTGAAGTGATGCTCGGCCTGATGGGCGTGGAGAATGAAGGCCTTGAACGCGGCGAACGGGCATAGGGGGCACTTGAACTCCGGCGGTTCGCATTTGTGCTTCAAGTAGTTGCTCCACATCTTGTAGAATTTGCTGCACATTGTGCAAGTGTAGCCGAGGACCTGGTCGCCCATGTACATCTTCCGATAGGCTGAAAACAGAGGGACCAAGTTAGAAAGAAGCGCGCGCCGTGCACGAGCGAGAGGAGCGAGGCTTGGCTTCTCCGACCAGCGAAACCGCTCCTTCTACGGAAGCTTCGAGAGGCCCTTTCGCCATTTCAGGGATCTCGATTAACGCGTCGAGTGCCGCGGAGATGTTCGCAGAGTCGTCAAGAATACTCGTCGAGATCGTTTCTACAAAAGCTGGAAACGTTCCGTACATCGTGGACACGATTCTCCGTACGGTATCGAAAGTTGCAACTAATGGAGTTTATTGGTAGGTAAACGTTGTTACGCGTCGATCACGGGTGTTCTCAGCGACACTCGACGAGCTCAAGAGAGAAATGAGATAAAGCGTTTGGATCGACGCGACACATAGGGGGAATTGTCCGCTACGAGATCGGGAAGTGGCTCGAGGTTCGGAGAACAAGGATCGGAGGGTTCGTGAACATAGAACACAATCCTGCGGAATTcgtttattaaagaaaataataattgtcgcTGTAACTCGAACACGGTAAACCGCCGGCTGTCTCGAAACGGTTGGTTAAAATTCTTTAACGTAGTGGCGATTCGAGTAATACCGTATCGGTGGTATCGATGGCGGATGATAAAGTATCGTTTTGTACGAAACGATTTCAATACCTACGCGATACGTATCTACTGCAACAGGACGCGCGTCATTGAGCTCGAGAGAACTTATCCTCACCGATAAGAGCGCACGAGCGTCACCAGAGGAGAAGTCATCCCATCTTGAGCGCGCGATGCGCGAGACGTGTGCGCGTAACGTCTCTGTGCAACTGACCGCTTGCGCGGATCCCAGCTACGGTCACTTGCATACGCTCCGTCAGGGGTAACGGTGATGTCGCGCGCACCTACGCGTGATCGGGCACTTATAAGGGAGTGCTTCTCCGCCAGCTGCGTTCGCACGTCTGCGTTAACGTGGACAAATTTTTCTCGACCCAATGTATTGcacgaagaaagagagatcaGTCCCGTGTACGGGGGAATGTGGTAGCGAACGTGGAACTGATCTTTTTTTCACCTTACGACACTTGGTATTCGTTTtcgataacgttttacgtatgttTCGAGTAGACGCAACAAACAAAAAACAATGTCTAATCGGTACGGAAAAAAGTTGCGGAGCGATTCAATTTCGTAACCAGCCAAAGACGCGTCCGTGTGCTCGTATTGGTTACTTCGTACCGACTGGATTTTGTTTCTTACTCCCGAAACACAGTGGCAGTATTTATTGCACGAgtaacaatttcgaaaattgatatCGAGTACCAGAGATTTCGATGCCTCTCGATAAACGTTGGCTAGCACTTTGGTATCGAATTGCTCGAACATCATCGATACGAAGTTGCATCGAACCCGTTGCCAATTACGCGCAACTACCTTTTCCCGCGATTCGATCGCGTTCTTTGGATTTTGCGCAGTAATTCCTCTTGGTCGGATACTCCTTCCATTCCTCGCAAAGTTCCAGGTGCCAGGTTTCTCTTCGTTCACGTATTACTAACTTTAACGTCGACACGGTCCGAGCCACACCGCGCGACGAGCGAGAGACAAAACTGCCActataaatattctttatttcgACTGGAATATTATACACTCATAGTGAATACTAACAGTCAGTCTGCTCGTGGAATTAATACTTTTAAAAAGAAACCATAAATAGTCCCGAAGGAATGTTTCGTTCGCTCGTGTAACTGTATCTGTAGATCGTTGTCAAAGAGTACGAAACGTGTGAGAAAACTCATAACGCTTAATAAAGTAcgattataaaaaaagaaaaacgtgtcAAAAAATTCTGTAATGCGGAGAAGTTAATTGGTTTGGGCTTATCACAGACATTCACGGCAGCTTGAAACTTAATCTCCAATGCTAGCctaaaatttgttcgaatacAGTGTTGCGTAAAATTATTCCATTACATGTTCCATATATCTTGATCCTTTCGTACGCGAGGTGCGATAATTTATCGCAAATCGAAAGAATCTTCGATCTTGCCATTCGACAAGAAATTACTCGTTCGACGTATCTTTTTTCTATCGAATGCTTCCCCACGTGCGACGCATTCTTTATCAATGGCCGTTAAAACGAAATTCATAGCCGTAGAGGAGAGATACACTTAGTTTACGGATTACGAGACAATAGGTAGTCTTCGAAATATTGCCCTCGACGTTCGAACGGTTACGCTTGTCCAGTGTGATGGGCTGAAAAGTGTCTAGActctttgaaaatttgtttcgaaaacgGATATGTAATCATGTATATCGAAACACGAGTCtaccaaattttattaaaagattTCGTTTTTTACAGCCTCCacgcgaatgaaaatattttaacgaaactcggTGGATTCGCGTTTCGGTATACGCACCGTTGGTTAACGTTTCGTGAAATTACATACCAGTTTCGTGGAAAAACAATTCCACGCGTTTATACTTTAATTTCCACCCCGTCAACCTGGCGCTGTCTTCGGCGAACGATTAGTTTCGAATCGACATTATTTCACCGGATGCCCGGAACGGATGTCAGTCTTCGAGGACGCTTCTACGAACGAGATACGATATCAATTGGTATGGTGTCTCTTCTTGTGATTTTCCATGCACCATTTGTGCGGACTTTTGTAGGGGCAAGACTCGCACGCGAATTTCGGCTTGGCGTTAATGCACTCGAACTTCCGGTGCCGCCAGAGCGATCTGTGAACCTTGTACGCTTTACCGCAGTCCATGCAAACAAAATTCCGTTCCCGTATGTCCATAATGCCGCGTTGCTGACGGAACTGTAGACGCTGATGACTTCTCCGCGCGATTCTGTTCGCCGTCTCGAACGTGTAGATGGTTTTGTAAGGCCATAACAACTCTGAAACAATAACGGGGGGCTGGTTAATGCGAGCAACGATCCACGGATAAACGCTGCGAGATAGTTTTACGTAACGTCTCTTCGTCGAACAAACGGACACACACGTGACACAAGTAAACAAATACGTTTCCACGGAACCGGGGGACACATTCGGAAATTACCTTTCGTTCGAACGGCGACGATCTCGTGACGGACCGAACCTGAAAAAAGAACCTTTCGATACACGTGTACCGTGGGAGAAGGAACGAATCAGATGGACCTGTTCGCGATCGACGTTATCGATTCGTTCGCAAACGTCGACACAAAGAAACACACGCTCGTAGTATCCTAGTCAAACGTATCGAATGTTTTATTACATTCACGAACGATTTACAAACAACCTGAGTGTGCTTCAATTCATCTCGGTAAAATGGTGTCTACAATATCGTTTACTACGAATGAGTATACACTGCGAAGTTATTGTTATAAAATACATACAAATTGTCTCGCGTGAAATTCGGagtttcgctctctctctctctctagtcgATAGTCGGTACATTTCGGGAGGTTGGAGGTACTTAATTCTAATTCCTCGACGTTTCCTTCGACGT contains:
- the LOC143149481 gene encoding longitudinals lacking protein-like, whose amino-acid sequence is MDIRERNFVCMDCGKAYKVHRSLWRHRKFECINAKPKFACESCPYKSPHKWCMENHKKRHHTN
- the LOC143149467 gene encoding zinc finger X-chromosomal protein-like, giving the protein MVSFSGCFLCTCFIRTITLRRPEYLFLYFFSIPAKHSNVSRVITGSGPTRDNSRGRTKETRSLCDNSRDDFGLLHWVRTPSKPRRMYPCGKCQKIYSNASSLYRHLKLECGILPQFHCPYCRFSSKRKFNLDSHVAHKHRKSLQCYINE